One segment of Solanum lycopersicum chromosome 1, SLM_r2.1 DNA contains the following:
- the DET1 gene encoding light-mediated development protein DET1 isoform X2, whose protein sequence is MFKTNNVTARLFERQICTPAPGTSIHRARRFYENVVPSYTIYDVECPDHSFRKFTDDGLYFVSFSRNHQDLVVYRPTWLTFSCKEEDCDTHDLPLKARKFESFFTQLYSVTLASSGELICKDFFLYMESNQFGLFATSTAQIHDAPPTGGAIQGVPSVEKITFHLLRLVDGAILDERVFHNDYVNLAHSIGAFLYDDLLAIVSLRYQRIHILQIRDSGDLVDVRAIGEFCREDDELFLNSNSQVLVNHVGNGFHHSLPQSETSFLSGIKQRLLSYIFRGIWNEADQTMRVQCLKKKFYFHFQDYIDLIIWKVQFLDRHHLLIKFGSVDGGVSRNADIHPSFFAVYNMETTEIVAFYQNSADELYFLFELFSDHFHVSSKSSLHMNFMSSHSNNIHALEQLRCTKNKATNFSQFVKKMMASLPCSCQSQSPSPYFDQSLFSLFQLLTAIDSLLTIQSNSFLEDNPIS, encoded by the exons ATGTTCAAAACTAACAATGTTACCGCCAGGCTTTTTGAGCGCCAGATTTGCACCCCTGCTCCTGGCACCAGC ATCCATCGTGCCAGAAGATTTTATGAGAACGTTGTACCAAGTTATACCATATACGATGTTGAATGTCCCGACCATTCATTTCGCAAGTTCACGGATGACGGTCTATATTTTGTAAGTTTCAGCCGAAACCATCAGGATCTGGTTGTTTATAGACCAACATGGCTGACATTTTCCTGCAAAGAAGAAGATTGTGATACTCATGATCTTCCTTTGAAAGCTAGAAAGTTTGAGAGCTTCTTCACACAGTTGTACAGTGTTACTCTTGCTTCTAGTGGGGAACTTATATGCAAAGATTTCTTTCTCTATATGGAGAGCAACCAATTTGGACTCTTTGCAACTTCAACTGCACAAATTCATGATGCACCTCCTACTGGAGGGGCAATTCAGGGAGTCCCTTCAGTTGAAAAAATAACTTTCCACCTTTTGAG GTTGGTGGATGGAGCTATACTTGACGAAAGGGTTTTCCACAATGATTATGTTAATTTGGCACATAGCATTGGTGCTTTCTTGTATGATGATTTGCTTGCTATAGTGTCTCTTCGTTATCAAAGAATACACATCCTTCAGATCAGAGATTCTGGAGATCTTGTTGATGTACGAGCAATTGGGGAATTCTGCCGTGAAGATGATGAACTTTTTCTCAATTCCAATTCCCAG GTGCTTGTAAATCATGTTGGAAATGGTTTTCATCATAGTCTGCCTCAATCAGAAACTTCTTTCCTGAGCGGTATAAAGCAACGGCTGCTTTCATATATATTTCGAGGTATATGGAATGAAGCTGACCAAACCATG AGAGTGCAGTGCCTGAAGAAGAAGTTTTACTTCCACTTTCAAGATTACATTGACTTGATTATCTGGAAG GTGCAGTTTTTGGACCGACATCACCTGTTGATCAAGTTTGGCAGTGTTGATGGTGGG GTATCCCGAAATGCTGACATCCATCCTTCTTTTTTTGCTGTTTACAATATGGAGACTACTGAAATTGTTGCATTTTATCAG AACTCAGCCGATGAGCTTTATTTCTTGTTCGAGCTGTTCAGCGACCATTTTCACGTTTCATCCAAAAGTTCATTACATATGAACTTCATGTCCTCACACTCAAACAACATCCACGCCCTCGAGCAACTAAGGTGTACAAAGAACAAAGCAACCAATTTCTCTCAA TTTGTTAAGAAAATGATGGCTTCCTTGCCTTGTAGTTGTCAGTCTCAGAGTCCTTCCCCATATTTTGACCAATCTCTCTTCAG
- the DET1 gene encoding light-mediated development protein DET1 isoform X3 produces MFKTNNVTARLFERQICTPAPGTSIHRARRFYENVVPSYTIYDVECPDHSFRKFTDDGLYFVSFSRNHQDLVVYRPTWLTFSCKEEDCDTHDLPLKARKFESFFTQLYSVTLASSGELICKDFFLYMESNQFGLFATSTAQIHDAPPTGGAIQGVPSVEKITFHLLRLVDGAILDERVFHNDYVNLAHSIGAFLYDDLLAIVSLRYQRIHILQIRDSGDLVDVRAIGEFCREDDELFLNSNSQVLVNHVGNGFHHSLPQSETSFLSGIKQRLLSYIFRGIWNEADQTMRVQCLKKKFYFHFQDYIDLIIWKVQFLDRHHLLIKFGSVDGGVSRNADIHPSFFAVYNMETTEIVAFYQNSADELYFLFELFSDHFHVSSKSSLHMNFMSSHSNNIHALEQLRCTKNKATNFSQFVKKMMASLPCSCQSQSPSPYFDQSLFRFDEKLFAS; encoded by the exons ATGTTCAAAACTAACAATGTTACCGCCAGGCTTTTTGAGCGCCAGATTTGCACCCCTGCTCCTGGCACCAGC ATCCATCGTGCCAGAAGATTTTATGAGAACGTTGTACCAAGTTATACCATATACGATGTTGAATGTCCCGACCATTCATTTCGCAAGTTCACGGATGACGGTCTATATTTTGTAAGTTTCAGCCGAAACCATCAGGATCTGGTTGTTTATAGACCAACATGGCTGACATTTTCCTGCAAAGAAGAAGATTGTGATACTCATGATCTTCCTTTGAAAGCTAGAAAGTTTGAGAGCTTCTTCACACAGTTGTACAGTGTTACTCTTGCTTCTAGTGGGGAACTTATATGCAAAGATTTCTTTCTCTATATGGAGAGCAACCAATTTGGACTCTTTGCAACTTCAACTGCACAAATTCATGATGCACCTCCTACTGGAGGGGCAATTCAGGGAGTCCCTTCAGTTGAAAAAATAACTTTCCACCTTTTGAG GTTGGTGGATGGAGCTATACTTGACGAAAGGGTTTTCCACAATGATTATGTTAATTTGGCACATAGCATTGGTGCTTTCTTGTATGATGATTTGCTTGCTATAGTGTCTCTTCGTTATCAAAGAATACACATCCTTCAGATCAGAGATTCTGGAGATCTTGTTGATGTACGAGCAATTGGGGAATTCTGCCGTGAAGATGATGAACTTTTTCTCAATTCCAATTCCCAG GTGCTTGTAAATCATGTTGGAAATGGTTTTCATCATAGTCTGCCTCAATCAGAAACTTCTTTCCTGAGCGGTATAAAGCAACGGCTGCTTTCATATATATTTCGAGGTATATGGAATGAAGCTGACCAAACCATG AGAGTGCAGTGCCTGAAGAAGAAGTTTTACTTCCACTTTCAAGATTACATTGACTTGATTATCTGGAAG GTGCAGTTTTTGGACCGACATCACCTGTTGATCAAGTTTGGCAGTGTTGATGGTGGG GTATCCCGAAATGCTGACATCCATCCTTCTTTTTTTGCTGTTTACAATATGGAGACTACTGAAATTGTTGCATTTTATCAG AACTCAGCCGATGAGCTTTATTTCTTGTTCGAGCTGTTCAGCGACCATTTTCACGTTTCATCCAAAAGTTCATTACATATGAACTTCATGTCCTCACACTCAAACAACATCCACGCCCTCGAGCAACTAAGGTGTACAAAGAACAAAGCAACCAATTTCTCTCAA TTTGTTAAGAAAATGATGGCTTCCTTGCCTTGTAGTTGTCAGTCTCAGAGTCCTTCCCCATATTTTGACCAATCTCTCTTCAGGTTTGACGAGAAG CTTTTTGCTTCGTAG